One region of Bos indicus isolate NIAB-ARS_2022 breed Sahiwal x Tharparkar unplaced genomic scaffold, NIAB-ARS_B.indTharparkar_mat_pri_1.0 scaffold_80, whole genome shotgun sequence genomic DNA includes:
- the LOC139182083 gene encoding zinc finger protein 420-like: MLENYRNLASLGLVVSKLDLVTFLEQMKNPWDVRRLEPPAIYTGWKPFKCTECGNTSNQNSKLSQDRQIHTGKKPYECKECGKAFMSCSHLSRHQRIHTGEKPYKCTKCGKAFNQNSNLTQHQQIHTEQKPYKGKEGGKATFRCSHFSLHQRVHAGEKPNTCKECGKVFPCSLCLTQHQITHMQQKSYKCTKCGKAFNQKSNLTQHQRIHTGEKPYKCKDCGKAFNQCSGLSYHQRIHTGEKPYKCKDCGKAFRQRSYLTKHQVIHTGEKSYKCKECGKAFSHYSTLAKHQRIHTGEKPYKCKDCGKEFNQCSGLTYHQRIHTGEKPYKCTECGKSFSQNSTLTQHQRIHTGERPYKCKDCGKDFSKHSGLTYHQRIHTGEKPYKCTECRKAFCHHSSLIQHQRIHTGEKPYKCKECGKAFIKHSHLTQHQRIHIGGKTL, encoded by the exons ATGTTAGAGAACTACAGGAACCTGGCCTCCTTGG GTCTTGTGGTCTCTAAGCTGGACCTGGTCACCTTTCTGGAGCAAATGAAGAATCCCTGGGATGTAAGGAGACTGGAGCCACCAGCCATATACACAG GATGGAAACCTTTCAAATGTACAGAGTGTGGCAACACCTCTAATCAGAATTCAAAGCTTAGTCAAGATCGGCAAATCCACACTGGCAAGAAACCTTacgaatgtaaggaatgtggaaaaGCATTTATGTCTTGCTCACATCTTAGTCGACACCAGCGAATTCACACTGgggagaagccttataaatgtacaaagtgtggcaaagcctttaatcagAACTCAAATCTTACTCAACATCAGCAAATCCATACAGAGCAGAAACCTTACAAAGGTAAGGAAGGTGGCAAAGCCACTTTTAGGTGTTCACATTTCAGTCTACATCAGCGAGTTCATGCAGGGGAGAAACCAAACACATGTAAAGAATGTGGCAAGGTGTTTCCTTGTAGCTTATGTCTTACTCAACATCAGATAACTCATATGCAGCAGAAATCATACAAATGTACAaagtgtggcaaagcctttaatcagAAGTCAAATCTTACTCAacaccagagaattcatactggagagaagccttataaatgtaaggaTTGTGGCAAAGCATTTAACCAGTGCTCAGGTCTTTCTtaccatcagagaattcatactggagagaagccttataaatgtaaggaTTGTGGCAAAGCATTTAGACAACGCTCATATCTTACTAAACATCAAGTAATCCATACTGGAGAGAAatcttataaatgtaaagaatgcGGAAAAGCCTTCAGTCACTACTCAACTCTTGCTAAACATCaacgaattcatactggagagaagccttataaatgtaaggaTTGTGGCAAAGAATTTAACCAGTGCTCAGGTCTTACTtaccatcagagaattcatactggagagaaaccttataaatgtacagaatgcgGGAAATCCTTTAGTCAGAACTCAACTCTTACTCAACaccagcgaattcatactggggagaggccttataaatgtaaagattGTGGCAAAGACTTTAGCAAGCACTCAGGTCTTACTtaccatcagagaattcatactggagagaaaccttataaatgtacagaatgcaGAAAAGCCTTCTGTCACCACTCAAGTCTTATTCAacaccagagaattcatactggagagaaaccttacaaatgtaaagaatgtggaaaagcctttatcaagcactcacatcttactcaacatcagagaattcatattGGAGGAAAAACCTTATGA